ATGGTGCCTACATTTGATAAAAGCTTTccgcaagattttggagtgggcCTGTTGAGATTTATGCCGATTCTGTCAAAAGAACACTTTCTTGTGAGGTCTGGCATCCGGAACAGTCAACATATTTAGAGACTTGtagtttattttacataaatctGATCGAAACAGGCGTTTTTAAAATATCTGAAGTCAGTAATAAGAAGGGGTGTCACAATACTTTGTCCATATTTTTTTTCTAGCTCTTCCAGTGATATCTGATTATCCGACAGACATTCttattgttgttttaaacaTTGATCTGTCATCTCTGAAGGATGAAAAAAGGGAGTCTGGAAAATGCGATCAGTAATGCAGTAGTGCCTGTAATGCAGAAACCCAAACTACCACAAACATAATGCTGTTTCGCGAAACATTTATTTTGTAAGTGAACAGTTAATCAGCTGACATTTTATTTGGTAATATTCGACATATCTTGTAATAAAAACCTTGGAAATGAGGACTCTTGAACTTCTCCTACAATATTTATCAAACCATTTAGCACCTAAACACCTTGAAATGAACTACAGTCCATGTTTTAACGACTTAACACCTTCATGTACAACAGTCAGTATTCGGGTCATTCTTTAAGCACACCAGTCAAGTTCTTAACGAGGGCGGtcaaacacactagcacaccagagctgacatctcaaactcgtgagtttaaatctcagctctgctaccggcaggctgggcgcctacacaaacaatgattggcttgttcatAGGGagggggttcctcataactgatgcaataactacgtttgctggctgattgatagtgcCTGAACAAAGAGGAGGGATAAggggatcagtgcgtggctctctgtgcaaGGGAGAAGAtgaagtcggctactgcacacatgtcggaaagggcgtgtgttagtcacggctctcctcagtcaggagtggaagtcagcatcagtagaaaggaagcgtGATGTAATCGGGTATTAGAATATGACTGGATAGAAAATCCTTCAGTTCAGTCATTCGTCGTCATCATTTCTTTCTGATGGCTCAATAATTTGCAAGCATTGGTTGGCAAGCTCCACAAACAGCGGCTCCTGCATGGCTTTCTTCATGGCCCCTGCTTTGTCCTCAGCTGAATCTACAGTCATCATCAGATTCCTCAGGTGTGGGTTTCTAAGCAAACTAATCAGGGCCTCCGATTCACCTGTGGTGGAATCCATCAGGGAAAAGTCAAGACAGACAGCATTTAGAATCGTATAATACAGAGCAAGTTCagcaaaatattttttatttaaatgaccaTAGAAAAGTGCATGAACACTACCTAACTGCTGAAGTTTGTCCAGGGAAACTCTGTCTGACCGGCTGTCCTCATCCAGCAGATCATCTACAGCCCATGTCTCCTCAGCTAAAATAATCAACAAAGATTTATTTAAGCATACTGTAGTACACCAGATGCAGATAAGGTTTTATGTACTGTTAAaatgacattcatgacaggacatgtaggttacacatgattcatcaatttaagttttaatgtcaaacacaatgtcattgccaattttgtatctccaattcacctcacttacacctaaggtctttggactgtgggagcttgtttattaggattttgacattcatgacagaaacgatagttactcattacacaaggttcatcagttcacaaggttatatctgaGTATTGGACAATagcagtcttggacaatttagtgtcctccaattcacctcgcttgcatgtctttggactgtgggaggaaaccggagcacccggagaaaacccacgtggacacggggagaacatgcaaactccacacacaaaggacccggaccgccacacctggggatcgaacccaggaccttcttgctgtgaggcggcagtgctacccacttagccaccgtgccgccctggactgtgggagaagcAGCCAGCCATGCAAACCATACATAaatgacccagactgctccaactgagaatcaaacccaggaccttcttgctaaggtgaccgtgctacccactacGCTGCCATGCATCTTAAGTTTATCTTTAAATGATTGTACATTAAAGCACAGATATccataattacatttttaaatgttggaTGTAaatcagggcggcacggtggctaagtgcgtagcactgtcgcctcacagcaagaaggtcctgggttcgacccccaggtggggccctggggtccgggtcctttgtgcatgttctccccgtgtctgcgtgggttttctcccacagtccaagtgaggtgaattgggaatactaaattgaccatgactgtgtttgatataaccttgtgtaatgagtaactaccgtttcctgccatgaatgtaaccaaaagtgtaaaacatga
The DNA window shown above is from Trichomycterus rosablanca isolate fTriRos1 chromosome 26, fTriRos1.hap1, whole genome shotgun sequence and carries:
- the znhit3 gene encoding zinc finger HIT domain-containing protein 3, translated to MQLCGVCCEHTSKYKCPVCRIRYCSLGCFKKHKSDDSCQPVQTTELPTDKQIPGSSQRAAEETWAVDDLLDEDSRSDRVSLDKLQQLGESEALISLLRNPHLRNLMMTVDSAEDKAGAMKKAMQEPLFVELANQCLQIIEPSERNDDDE